A genomic window from Caldicellulosiruptor kronotskyensis 2002 includes:
- a CDS encoding transketolase family protein, which yields MAKIATREAYGQALAEFGEVYKDIVVLDADLSKSTRTEIFKKKFPERFFNIGIAEQDLMATAAGLATCGKIPFASTFAIFAAGRAYDQVRNSIGYPHLNVKIGASHAGVSIGEDGASHQMLEDIALMRVIPGMVVLSPSDAASTYECVRLAIEHEGPVYIRLGRLGVEEIYKKGELKLELGKGIVLQKGTDVGILATGLMVHEAIKAAKMLQDEGFSVYLVDMPCIKPIDIDLILDVAKVTGCIVTAEEHNILGGFGSAVSEVLIQNYPVPVKMVGVNDEFGRSGKPEDVLKYYKLTADEIVNKAKEVMKMKK from the coding sequence ATGGCAAAGATAGCAACAAGAGAAGCGTATGGTCAAGCACTGGCTGAGTTTGGTGAAGTATACAAAGACATTGTTGTACTTGATGCAGACCTTTCAAAATCAACAAGGACAGAGATTTTCAAAAAGAAATTTCCTGAAAGGTTTTTCAATATAGGAATTGCAGAACAGGACCTTATGGCAACAGCAGCAGGACTTGCAACATGTGGCAAGATTCCGTTTGCAAGCACATTTGCAATCTTTGCCGCTGGAAGAGCTTATGACCAAGTGAGAAACTCAATAGGTTATCCGCATTTAAATGTTAAAATCGGTGCATCTCACGCTGGTGTGTCAATAGGTGAAGATGGTGCATCTCATCAGATGCTTGAAGATATAGCATTGATGAGAGTAATCCCTGGAATGGTTGTGCTTTCTCCTTCTGATGCCGCATCCACTTATGAGTGTGTAAGACTTGCAATTGAGCATGAAGGACCTGTTTATATTCGCTTGGGAAGACTTGGGGTTGAGGAGATTTACAAGAAAGGTGAACTAAAACTTGAGCTTGGCAAAGGCATTGTTCTTCAAAAAGGGACAGATGTTGGAATTTTAGCAACAGGGTTAATGGTTCATGAAGCAATAAAGGCTGCAAAAATGCTGCAGGATGAGGGATTTTCAGTATATCTTGTTGACATGCCGTGCATAAAACCAATTGACATTGATTTAATTTTAGATGTTGCAAAAGTCACTGGCTGTATTGTTACAGCAGAAGAGCACAATATCTTAGGTGGTTTTGGAAGTGCTGTTTCTGAGGTTTTGATTCAAAACTATCCTGTACCGGTAAAAATGGTTGGAGTAAATGACGAGTTTGGAAGGTCAGGAAAACCTGAAGATGTTTTGAAATATTATAAACTCACTGCTGATGAGATAGTAAATAAAGCAAAAGAGGTTATGAAGATGAAAAAGTAA
- a CDS encoding AraC family transcriptional regulator, with protein MDERLRLKEKVQHGSAVFPINVYEKIFVHENNTLLPHWHDEFEIVYLEKGTASFRVDGKEYFLGPKQFLFVNCGSIHGGKAEDNPEPYAIVFNLSMLFSEGPDICKSKYLQSILERKLLVQNSFEDHYVGELISSIITVWKEKPKGYELLVKGYLFVIFYHLFNKGYITADSTVRELDLRLEKIKSALDYINSNYSSDLNIDLLAKLTNLSKFYFCRLFKEITHLTPVDYINKFRVEKAIELIKNTNMSISEIAFEVGFNNVSYFIKVFKEYVGVTPFRYKKNILC; from the coding sequence ATGGATGAAAGGTTGAGGCTCAAAGAAAAGGTTCAACATGGCAGTGCGGTGTTTCCTATAAATGTATATGAAAAAATATTTGTTCACGAAAACAATACTCTTCTACCTCACTGGCATGATGAATTTGAAATAGTATATCTTGAAAAAGGAACAGCAAGTTTTAGAGTTGATGGAAAAGAGTATTTTTTGGGTCCAAAACAGTTTTTATTTGTCAACTGTGGTTCAATTCACGGTGGAAAAGCAGAGGATAATCCCGAACCTTATGCAATTGTATTTAATTTGAGCATGCTCTTTTCCGAAGGTCCGGATATATGTAAAAGTAAATATTTGCAATCTATTTTAGAAAGGAAACTGCTTGTTCAAAATAGTTTTGAGGACCATTATGTCGGAGAACTAATTTCGAGCATAATAACAGTGTGGAAAGAAAAGCCAAAAGGTTATGAACTTTTGGTAAAAGGCTATTTATTTGTTATATTTTATCATCTTTTTAATAAGGGATATATAACAGCCGATAGTACAGTCAGAGAGCTTGATTTGAGACTTGAAAAGATAAAATCCGCACTTGATTATATCAATTCTAACTATTCATCTGATCTCAATATTGACTTGCTTGCAAAGCTTACAAACCTGAGCAAATTCTATTTTTGTCGTCTTTTTAAGGAGATTACCCATCTCACACCTGTTGATTACATAAACAAGTTCAGGGTTGAAAAAGCAATAGAGCTTATCAAAAACACAAACATGAGTATTTCTGAAATTGCCTTTGAAGTGGGCTTTAATAATGTGAGCTATTTTATAAAAGTATTTAAAGAGTATGTGGGTGTTACTCCATTCAGATACAAGAAAAATATATTGTGTTGA
- the yicI gene encoding alpha-xylosidase: MKFTDGFWRVKDGIRLYHPAHVYDYEISKDSTTIIAPAQFITNRGQTLQGPVFTIRFSSPFEDVIRVQIWHYKGQKDKKTYFEFYKEEGYCPLIEVFSESIVITSGKLKAVINKKGEWKVEYYYEDKYLTRNGYKYLGYAIMPDNTTYMREQLSLSVGECVYGLGERFTPFVKNGQVIDMWNEDGGTNSDLAYKNIPFYITNRGYGVFVNDPGRVSFEVATENVERVQFSVEGEYLEYFIIGGSNMKNVLENYTKLTGRPQLPPAWSFGLWLTTSFTTSYDEKTVTNFIDGMIEKDIPLHVFHFDCFWMKDMHWVDFEWDRRVFPEPSQMLKRLKEKGVKICVWINPYVSQFSKLFDEGKEKGYFLKKPNGDVWQTDDWQPGMAIVDFTNPEACRWYSEKLKELIKMGVDCFKTDFGERIPTDVVYFDGSDPQKMHNYYTYLYNKTVYETLQETFGKGNAVVFARSATAGSQKFPVHWGGDCLASYESMAETLRGGLSLSLCGFGFWSHDIGGFESTATPDLYKRWVAFGLLSSHSRLHGNSAYKVPWLYDEEAVDVLRFFTKLKCKLMPYIFSAAVEATERGIPVLRPMVLEFPDDPACVYLDRQYMLGDSLLVAPIFSEDGYVEYYVPEGIWTNILTGEKVEGGKWRKEKHGYFSLPLLARPNTVIPIGSCDTRPDYDYADNVAMNIYHIDSGETLKSQIRNVEGKAEIEIEVRRHGDVIYVTNIRDSKKTWSLYFDSLRIEVISGASVKVDSNGSKINVYSDTAVLKVI, translated from the coding sequence ATGAAATTTACAGACGGTTTTTGGCGTGTAAAAGATGGAATAAGATTATATCATCCAGCCCATGTATATGATTACGAAATTTCGAAAGACTCAACCACAATTATTGCACCAGCTCAATTTATCACAAACAGAGGACAAACCTTACAAGGTCCTGTTTTCACTATACGTTTTTCTTCACCTTTTGAAGATGTTATAAGAGTGCAAATTTGGCACTACAAGGGTCAAAAAGATAAAAAGACATATTTTGAATTTTATAAAGAAGAAGGATATTGCCCTTTGATAGAAGTTTTTTCGGAGAGTATAGTAATAACAAGTGGAAAGCTAAAAGCTGTTATTAATAAAAAAGGTGAATGGAAAGTAGAATATTACTACGAAGATAAATATCTAACAAGAAATGGTTATAAATATCTTGGTTACGCAATCATGCCTGATAATACTACTTACATGAGGGAACAGCTTTCTTTGAGTGTTGGCGAGTGTGTTTACGGGCTGGGCGAGAGGTTTACTCCTTTTGTTAAAAACGGACAAGTGATTGATATGTGGAACGAAGATGGTGGTACGAACTCTGATCTTGCATACAAAAACATTCCTTTTTACATTACAAACCGTGGATATGGTGTTTTTGTAAATGACCCAGGACGAGTGTCATTTGAAGTAGCCACAGAGAATGTCGAGAGAGTTCAGTTTTCTGTGGAAGGTGAATATTTGGAATATTTCATAATTGGCGGTAGCAACATGAAAAATGTTTTAGAAAATTACACAAAACTCACAGGTCGGCCACAGCTTCCTCCAGCATGGTCTTTTGGACTTTGGCTCACAACCTCTTTTACAACAAGCTATGATGAAAAGACTGTTACAAACTTTATAGATGGAATGATTGAAAAGGATATTCCACTTCATGTGTTTCATTTTGACTGTTTCTGGATGAAAGATATGCACTGGGTTGATTTTGAGTGGGACAGAAGGGTTTTTCCTGAACCATCGCAGATGCTAAAGCGTCTAAAAGAAAAGGGAGTAAAAATATGTGTTTGGATAAATCCTTACGTGTCTCAGTTTTCAAAACTTTTTGATGAGGGAAAAGAAAAAGGGTATTTTTTGAAAAAGCCAAATGGTGATGTATGGCAAACAGATGATTGGCAGCCTGGCATGGCAATTGTTGATTTTACAAACCCTGAGGCGTGCAGGTGGTATTCAGAAAAGCTCAAAGAGCTAATTAAAATGGGAGTTGACTGTTTTAAGACAGATTTTGGTGAAAGAATTCCAACAGATGTTGTTTATTTTGATGGTTCAGACCCTCAAAAGATGCACAATTACTACACCTATCTTTACAACAAGACAGTATATGAGACGCTTCAAGAAACGTTTGGCAAGGGAAATGCAGTTGTGTTTGCAAGGTCAGCGACAGCAGGAAGCCAGAAATTTCCTGTGCACTGGGGCGGAGACTGTTTAGCTTCATATGAGTCCATGGCAGAGACACTCAGGGGTGGCCTTTCACTTTCACTTTGCGGGTTTGGTTTTTGGAGTCATGACATAGGGGGGTTTGAGAGTACAGCAACACCAGATCTTTACAAGAGATGGGTAGCATTTGGACTTTTATCTTCTCACAGCAGACTACATGGGAATTCTGCCTATAAAGTTCCTTGGCTTTATGACGAGGAAGCGGTTGATGTACTTAGATTCTTTACGAAATTAAAATGCAAACTTATGCCATACATCTTTTCAGCGGCTGTAGAGGCAACAGAAAGAGGGATTCCAGTTTTGAGGCCAATGGTCTTAGAGTTTCCGGACGATCCTGCTTGTGTTTATCTTGACAGGCAATATATGCTTGGAGACAGTCTTTTGGTTGCACCAATCTTTTCAGAAGATGGATATGTTGAGTATTATGTGCCAGAAGGAATTTGGACAAATATCCTGACAGGTGAGAAAGTTGAGGGTGGCAAGTGGAGAAAAGAAAAGCACGGCTATTTTAGCCTTCCACTTTTAGCAAGGCCAAATACTGTAATTCCAATAGGAAGTTGTGACACAAGGCCCGATTATGATTATGCTGATAATGTGGCGATGAATATTTATCATATTGATAGTGGGGAGACATTGAAATCTCAGATAAGAAATGTAGAAGGTAAGGCAGAAATTGAAATTGAAGTGAGAAGACACGGAGATGTTATTTATGTCACAAATATAAGAGATTCAAAAAAAACATGGAGTCTATATTTTGATTCTCTAAGGATAGAAGTTATATCTGGAGCAAGTGTAAAGGTCGACAGTAATGGTAGTAAGATAAATGTATATTCTGACACAGCTGTGTTAAAAGTGATTTAA
- a CDS encoding cache domain-containing sensor histidine kinase, with translation MKIWLTNLKMRKKFILAFIISAFIPQIVLGIILFLNLHAMALENAINNTKRNVQDVKKNLLDVLQNAVDISNKLYLDKKLLDILSTEYSDVSKLYEDYTSYKEFSNLLSIYNKNIHLIKVYTFNPTLLDTGEFVKVDNYIKKQSWFIHALKGDGKILWELVFDNNPFRPQYYFSLVRLLKNSYGEKVGVMVIYIKKEKIDEILSQNENTIVVTDKGTVVAAKDESLIGKTIDIKAFEDGDRLIRNVKINQRNLMALVGTIAPNETGGNYLKVISFFSKKEIFKVPNKVSFFAFVVITVNLLISLFLMLLFSKFITDRLTILNEKVNQISHGKLDTSIEILGKDEIGQLAENVKEMAKNIKNLIEQVYLAEIQKQQMITKQREIQFEMLCSQINPHFIFNTLEAIRMKSFCNGQEEISHIVYLLSNLLRKSITVNSELISLKEEIEFVQQFLEIQKFRFGDRIDFDIQIDEDLFNQKILPFIIQPLVENSIKHGIEPKIGKGYISIRIFKRDEKIVIRVEDNGIGMKKEECDNLITLLKSDQKDAHVGLRNVYTRLKLFYGNEFEFLIKSEYGSGTVVEITVPSKGGE, from the coding sequence ATGAAAATATGGCTGACAAACCTTAAAATGCGTAAGAAGTTCATATTAGCATTTATCATATCAGCTTTTATTCCCCAAATTGTTTTGGGGATTATTCTTTTTTTAAATCTTCATGCTATGGCACTGGAAAATGCTATAAATAATACAAAAAGAAATGTTCAAGACGTGAAGAAAAACCTTTTAGATGTTTTGCAAAATGCGGTAGATATTTCAAATAAGCTTTATCTTGACAAAAAACTTTTAGATATCCTTTCTACTGAATACAGTGATGTTTCAAAGTTATATGAAGATTATACATCGTATAAAGAGTTTTCGAATTTGCTTTCTATTTATAATAAAAATATTCATCTTATAAAAGTTTACACTTTCAATCCAACATTACTTGACACAGGAGAATTTGTAAAGGTAGATAACTATATCAAGAAACAAAGTTGGTTTATCCACGCTTTAAAAGGGGACGGTAAAATATTATGGGAGCTTGTATTTGACAACAACCCATTCAGACCTCAGTATTATTTTAGTTTAGTGAGGTTACTTAAAAATTCTTATGGCGAAAAAGTCGGAGTGATGGTAATTTACATAAAAAAAGAGAAAATTGATGAGATTCTTTCTCAAAATGAAAATACAATTGTTGTTACAGATAAAGGAACTGTAGTTGCAGCAAAAGATGAAAGTTTGATTGGTAAAACAATAGATATCAAAGCTTTTGAGGATGGCGATAGACTAATAAGAAATGTAAAAATAAACCAGAGAAATCTTATGGCTCTTGTTGGAACTATTGCACCAAATGAGACGGGAGGGAATTATCTAAAGGTCATTTCTTTTTTCTCTAAGAAGGAGATTTTTAAAGTACCAAATAAGGTTTCATTTTTTGCTTTTGTGGTGATTACAGTAAATTTATTAATTTCGTTATTTCTGATGCTTCTTTTTTCAAAGTTCATTACTGATAGACTAACTATATTAAACGAAAAGGTAAATCAAATTTCTCACGGAAAACTTGATACCAGCATAGAGATTTTGGGAAAAGACGAAATTGGACAACTTGCAGAAAATGTCAAAGAAATGGCAAAAAATATCAAAAATCTTATTGAACAGGTTTATTTAGCTGAGATTCAAAAGCAGCAAATGATTACCAAACAGCGAGAGATTCAGTTTGAGATGCTTTGCAGCCAAATAAATCCACACTTTATATTCAATACCCTTGAAGCTATTAGGATGAAATCATTTTGTAACGGGCAAGAGGAAATTTCGCACATTGTATATCTTCTAAGTAACTTATTAAGAAAAAGCATAACAGTAAATTCAGAGTTGATTTCACTAAAAGAGGAAATTGAGTTTGTTCAACAGTTTTTGGAGATTCAAAAATTCAGGTTTGGTGATAGGATAGATTTTGATATTCAGATAGATGAAGACCTTTTCAATCAAAAGATATTGCCTTTTATAATTCAGCCTCTTGTAGAGAATTCAATAAAACATGGGATCGAACCAAAAATTGGGAAAGGTTATATTAGCATTAGAATCTTCAAAAGAGATGAAAAAATTGTTATTAGAGTTGAGGATAATGGAATCGGAATGAAAAAAGAGGAATGTGATAACTTAATAACCTTACTCAAGTCAGACCAAAAAGATGCTCATGTAGGGCTTAGAAATGTATACACAAGATTGAAACTATTTTATGGCAACGAATTTGAGTTTTTAATCAAGAGTGAGTATGGAAGTGGAACAGTGGTTGAAATAACTGTTCCAAGCAAGGGTGGTGAATAG
- a CDS encoding response regulator transcription factor, whose protein sequence is MVLIDDEPIIIEGLKKILDWHALGFEIVAVAYDGVDGFSKLLELNPDVALIDIRIPGIDGLLLIQRLREKNISTKIIILSGYSEFEYARKAVELGVESYLLKPIDKQLLEEKLMAIREKLEEEFKINRAFSTAKKLTREKVVEKLVLGTLKDTEIEYMNKFFELQLPWKKYQVAIIQLLNENRNSCEINQTVLQLKEKVDLFLNKNSCGFSTIINNNICILFKDFWYPFNSRSINILKDMLMQYTDGQVIISIGSKVEDYRNIKKSFEEANELLKKRFLLGYKGLIFIKEAIFRYDKTEKEFDDNVNAYALAVAIEFNNFEKINNILENKADNLIKKNASEDEAKSSFYNFFVDVLYKLSQNQEYKQIVEKYLTQEIFKNLFTQKTLTELKGLIKYYFTLIAEQIKKLHSDNFKVQVEEFIKRNYFIDLKLETLAEIFGYNSSYFSKLFKKTFGENFLSYIEKVRIEKAKELLENGEKVSKVAKKVGYEDMDYFCLKFKKYVGCSPKGYKESLKRK, encoded by the coding sequence GTGGTTCTAATTGATGATGAGCCGATAATAATTGAAGGACTTAAAAAGATATTGGACTGGCATGCGCTTGGGTTTGAAATAGTTGCAGTTGCATATGATGGAGTAGATGGTTTTTCCAAATTGCTTGAACTAAATCCTGATGTTGCTCTTATTGACATACGTATACCTGGAATTGATGGGCTTTTGTTAATCCAGAGATTGAGAGAAAAAAATATTTCAACAAAAATTATTATTCTTTCAGGTTACTCTGAGTTTGAATATGCCCGAAAAGCTGTGGAACTTGGAGTGGAGAGTTATCTTTTAAAACCTATTGACAAACAACTTCTTGAAGAGAAACTTATGGCAATCAGGGAAAAACTGGAGGAAGAATTTAAAATAAACCGGGCATTTTCAACTGCTAAGAAACTCACAAGGGAAAAAGTAGTTGAAAAATTAGTATTGGGTACTTTGAAAGATACAGAGATAGAGTATATGAATAAATTCTTTGAACTTCAACTTCCCTGGAAAAAGTATCAGGTTGCCATAATTCAGCTGCTAAATGAAAATAGGAATTCTTGTGAGATAAATCAAACAGTCTTGCAATTAAAAGAAAAGGTGGATTTGTTTTTGAATAAAAACTCTTGCGGTTTTTCGACAATTATAAACAACAATATCTGCATACTTTTCAAAGACTTTTGGTATCCATTTAATAGTAGAAGCATTAATATTTTAAAGGATATGCTCATGCAATATACGGACGGTCAGGTTATTATTTCAATTGGAAGTAAAGTAGAAGATTATAGAAATATTAAAAAATCATTTGAAGAAGCCAATGAACTTTTAAAAAAAAGATTCTTATTGGGTTACAAAGGTTTAATCTTTATAAAAGAAGCTATTTTTCGATATGATAAAACTGAGAAAGAGTTTGATGATAATGTGAATGCTTATGCATTAGCAGTAGCGATTGAGTTTAACAATTTTGAGAAAATTAATAATATATTAGAAAATAAAGCAGATAACTTGATAAAGAAAAATGCATCTGAGGATGAAGCAAAAAGCAGTTTTTACAATTTCTTTGTTGATGTTTTGTATAAACTTTCTCAGAATCAAGAATACAAACAAATTGTCGAAAAGTATCTTACACAAGAAATCTTTAAAAACTTATTTACCCAGAAGACTTTAACTGAGTTAAAAGGACTTATAAAGTATTATTTTACTTTAATTGCAGAACAAATAAAAAAACTTCATTCAGACAATTTCAAAGTTCAGGTTGAAGAGTTTATAAAAAGAAATTATTTTATTGACTTAAAGCTTGAAACATTGGCAGAAATATTTGGCTACAATTCATCCTATTTTAGTAAACTTTTCAAAAAAACATTTGGTGAGAACTTTTTATCTTATATCGAAAAAGTCAGAATTGAGAAAGCAAAAGAGCTATTAGAAAATGGGGAGAAAGTTTCAAAAGTTGCCAAAAAGGTTGGATATGAAGATATGGACTACTTTTGTTTAAAATTTAAAAAGTATGTTGGATGTTCGCCTAAAGGCTATAAAGAAAGTTTAAAAAGAAAATAA
- a CDS encoding ABC transporter permease: MNKSKLTKTLWKQRYLILMIFPFIVWLIIFRYIPLWGWIMAFQDYRPGKPIWQQEWVGIRWFAEMFQDPDFYRAMRNTLIMSFMGLVFGFPLPIMLALLLNEIKNIAFKRTIQTISYLPHFVSWVVVASLVSEILSPSGVINQILQKFHLTKYPIMFMAEPRYFWWIVTFSDIWKELGWNTIIYLAAITSINPELYEAATVDGAGRFRKMISITLPGIMPTVIVLLILSIGNIINIGFERQFLLRTAATREVADVIDLYILSYGIGTGRYSFGTAAGVFKSVLSLTLLVFANWFSKKTTGYRMM, from the coding sequence ATGAATAAATCAAAATTGACCAAAACATTGTGGAAGCAAAGATATTTAATCTTAATGATATTTCCATTTATTGTTTGGTTAATAATATTTAGATACATACCACTTTGGGGATGGATAATGGCATTTCAAGATTATAGACCCGGTAAGCCAATTTGGCAACAAGAGTGGGTAGGTATAAGATGGTTTGCTGAGATGTTCCAGGATCCTGATTTTTATAGAGCTATGCGAAATACACTGATAATGAGCTTTATGGGATTAGTATTTGGCTTTCCGCTGCCAATAATGTTAGCTTTACTTTTAAATGAAATAAAGAATATAGCTTTTAAAAGAACCATCCAAACAATATCATATCTACCGCATTTTGTTTCATGGGTTGTTGTAGCAAGTTTAGTAAGCGAGATTTTATCACCAAGCGGTGTAATAAATCAAATTTTACAAAAATTTCATCTCACAAAGTACCCGATTATGTTTATGGCAGAACCACGTTATTTCTGGTGGATAGTTACATTTTCTGACATTTGGAAAGAACTTGGTTGGAACACGATAATTTATTTAGCAGCGATAACTTCAATAAATCCTGAACTTTACGAAGCAGCAACTGTTGATGGTGCAGGAAGATTCAGAAAAATGATAAGTATTACACTTCCTGGAATAATGCCAACTGTTATTGTTCTTCTTATTTTGAGCATAGGAAATATAATCAATATAGGTTTTGAAAGACAATTTCTTTTAAGAACAGCAGCAACAAGAGAGGTTGCAGATGTTATTGACCTTTACATTCTTTCGTATGGAATTGGTACAGGCAGATATTCTTTTGGCACAGCAGCTGGGGTATTCAAATCTGTATTAAGCCTTACGCTTTTAGTCTTTGCAAACTGGTTTTCAAAAAAGACAACTGGTTATAGGATGATGTGA
- a CDS encoding carbohydrate ABC transporter permease — protein sequence MSKKTASDIVFEVFNYTIMIILAIITLYPFLHVLAVSLNDPYDAIKGGITIFPRKFTLVNYIETLNYPQIPWAVFITVLRTVVGTALGVLSSAMVAYVINRKDFIARKAVSVMFIITMYVGGGLIPEYMLMRGLGLMNNFLVYILPGLISPFNVVVIKSYMEGIPADVEESAMIDGANDFLIFWKIILPLCAPVIATISLFIAVGHWNSWFDTYLYCSSEPKLTTLQYELQKILSNAAASSQVDYYSNLDPNRTMKVTPHSLRMAMTIIVTMPILFVYPFIQRYFIHGMTIGAVKS from the coding sequence ATGAGCAAGAAGACAGCAAGTGATATAGTATTTGAAGTTTTTAACTACACAATAATGATAATTTTGGCAATTATAACTTTGTACCCATTTTTGCATGTCCTTGCTGTATCATTAAATGACCCTTACGATGCAATAAAAGGTGGGATAACTATCTTTCCCAGAAAATTTACATTAGTAAATTACATAGAGACTTTAAATTATCCTCAAATTCCATGGGCTGTATTTATAACTGTATTAAGAACAGTGGTTGGAACAGCATTAGGAGTACTTTCATCAGCAATGGTTGCCTATGTTATAAATCGAAAGGATTTTATCGCAAGAAAAGCAGTTTCGGTAATGTTTATTATTACTATGTACGTTGGTGGGGGACTTATACCTGAATATATGCTCATGCGTGGTCTTGGACTTATGAACAATTTCCTTGTATACATCCTACCGGGGCTTATAAGTCCGTTTAATGTGGTTGTCATAAAATCTTATATGGAGGGCATTCCTGCCGACGTTGAAGAGTCTGCAATGATAGATGGTGCTAATGATTTTTTGATATTCTGGAAGATAATATTGCCACTTTGTGCACCTGTAATTGCAACTATTAGTTTGTTTATTGCTGTTGGACATTGGAACTCATGGTTTGATACATACCTTTATTGCTCAAGTGAACCAAAGCTTACAACACTACAATATGAACTTCAAAAGATTTTATCAAATGCAGCAGCTTCATCTCAGGTAGATTACTACAGTAACCTTGACCCAAACAGAACAATGAAAGTAACTCCTCATTCTCTCAGAATGGCAATGACTATAATTGTAACTATGCCAATATTGTTCGTTTATCCTTTTATTCAAAGATATTTTATTCATGGGATGACAATTGGTGCTGTAAAGAGCTAA